In Pan paniscus chromosome 13, NHGRI_mPanPan1-v2.0_pri, whole genome shotgun sequence, one DNA window encodes the following:
- the LOC134728727 gene encoding basic proline-rich protein-like, producing MMCCCLVNHSSRHSLAERSAATSSSSSSRSSRSSSCSLQPPPPPQPPPRRWGNFSTLCDGLPRRPRGQAQLVRLPRPRSCSQPEPLRLGKFILPALLPFLLLFTPPPRPPPALSPGWLPLPPLPLPACSSASRAGPRAGKLPAPRTAPLQPPQPPPLGAGPRPPGPGPAEFRAPSPAAPPRPAPRRPAAPGCLALRLPRLSPRPRRDPSLEHW from the coding sequence ATGATGTGTTGCTGCCTGGTTAATCACAGCTCCAGACACTCATTGGCCGAGCGCTCCGcagccacttcctcctcctcctcctcccgctcCTCCCGCTCCAGCTCCTGCTCTttgcagccgccgccgccgccgcagcctCCCCCTCGGCGCTGGGGGAACTTTTCTACTCTCTGTGACGGTCTCCCCCGCCGCCCCCGGGGGCAAGCCCAGCTGGTCCGCCTGCCCCGCCCGCGGTCGTGCTCCCAGCCCGAGCCTCTGCGCCTCGGGAAGTTTATTCTGCCcgccctcctccccttcctcctcctcttcacccCGCCTCCCCGCCCTCCCCCGGCTCTTTCCCCCGGGTGGCTGCCGCTGCCGCCGCTGCCGCTGCCAGCCTGCTCCTCGGCCAGCCGCGCCGGCCCCAGGGCCGGGAAGCTCCCGGCCCCACGCACCGCTCCGCTGCagccgccgcagccgccgccgctcGGGGCCGGCCCTCGGCCCCCGGGTCCCGGCCCCGCAGAGTTCCGGGCTCCCTCGCCGGCTGcaccgccccgccccgccccgcgccgaCCTGCAGCGCCCGGCTGCCTCGCACTCCGCCTCCCCCGGCTCAGCCCCCGGCCGCGGCGGGACCCGAG